ACGCTGGCCCCCTCGTCTCCATTAATGCCGATCCGGTTTATGCAGACTCCCCATGGCTTTGGAAGAGCATAGAGGAGGTAATCAGGCTGAGAACGTCAATGCTGAGAGTCTCAAGGAGATTCAGAGTTGAGGACGTGAGAGAGGAGAAGAAAGAGCTTACCGAGATGCAGGAGATGACTGCAGCAATTAAGCCTGTCGATGTTGAGGCGGAAATCAGGAAAATAAGCAGAAAGGCTGAGTTCGATGACGTTATGCAGCCTATGGGCTACTCTGCCATTGCCGAATCCATAAAGCTTGCAGAAAACCCGAAAATCCCCGACAAAGTTGAGAAAGTTTACTACGATGACATGAAGGCCTACGAAGCTCTTAGCTACCTCTACAACCACGGCTTCTCAACCTACTACCTCCAGAAAATTTTTTCTGCAGGGATTCTTGGGGAAAGGAAGAGCAGAAAGCTTGTCCCCACAAGGTGGAGCATAACCGCAGTGCACAGCATTGTTGGGGAAGCTATCAAGAGGGAAATTGCCGCTTACAAACCCATTGACAAAACTCTCCTCTTCAACTACGAGCATTTCGGCAACCACTTCGAGGTTATCCTGTCTCCTGAAAATTACTTCTTCCAGCTTGTTGAAATATGGCAGAGAAAGTCCTTCTGGAGCCCGAAGAGGACTGGATTGGGGTTGACAGCGAGGACATAAGGCCCAAAAGGGATTACTCCAATTTGAGCGGTGGATACTACGCTGCTCGCCTGCCCGTGCTTGAGTATTTGAGGGAAAAGAGGGGGCAGGCTTCAGTTCTCGTCATCAGAGAGATTAAGCCCTCATATTACGCACCTCTCGGCGTTTGGGTTGTGGAAGAGGGAGTAAGGAAAGCTCTTAAGAGCAAGCCGGAAGTTTTCGAGAGCTTTGATGATGCCCTGACAGCAGCATCGCGGAGAGTTGAGAACAAAGAGTGGAGAGCACTTGTTTCGAGACAGACGTCCCTTGCTTCCTTTTTTGGGTTTTGAAGGTTAGGAAATCGAGGGAAAGCTTAATATTAGAAAAAAGAAAAATTCGATTGCTGGAGGTGTTTTTGTGGCTGAAAGGGAAAGGGATAGGGAGCAGCACGAGAGGTTGTTTAAGGCTGCCTCAAACCCTCTGAGGAAGAAAATGGCAGAGAAAATTGGCAACAGGGGAATTACGAGAGAGGAGCTCAAGAAGGAGCTTGGAGACGTTTCGGACTTCGAGTTCAAGTTCAACCTCGACTACCTCATAGCAGAGGGTTTTGTTGTGGAGAAGGATGGGAAGCTCTACCTCACCGAGGATGGAGTGGATCTGGCATACGGAGGTTGATAAAATGGCGAAGTATGAATGTCAGGTTTGCGGTTACGTTTACGATGAGGCTGAGGGCGACCCAGACAACGACATTCCCGCTGGAACCAAGTGGGAAGACCTGCCTGACGACTGGGTCTGCCCTGTTTGCGGTGCATCAAAGGACCAGTTTGAGAAAATTGAGGATTAACCTTATTTTTTATTCCCTCGGCAGTCCGAGAAGTGATTTTACCATATTCTCTCTCGCCCACTCCTTCTCGCTGACGAACTCCATCAGAATGGCCTTTTGCGAGGGGTTGGGGAAGCACGCTGCCACAATTTCGTCAATGGTTTTCCCCTCAGCGTAGAGCATCTCTGCCTTCTCCTTCAGCCCCTTCAGGTAGTTGAGGTACTCAACCACCTCATCCCTGCTCGCAACTCCCACTCCCGTGTAGGCATAGTTGAAGTCGTATTTCAGCACCTTTTCTATGGACTCTATAGTCTTTAGCAAGTTTTCTTCCCGCATGCAGACCATCTGGGCCGTGTTGATTACAAGATCACCGCAGAAGAGCTTGTCGTCAACGAGGTAGCTCACGTGATCGAAGCTGTGGCCGGGGGTTTTTATCATCCTCACCTCAACATCGTCGAACTTCATGACCTCCTTTGCAACCTTAACCCCCTCAATCTTCTCAGGTTGCCCCCAGCCTATTTTTCGGTATTTAGGTATATCTGGGGGATTTCTCAGAATTTCAAGGGACTCTTCAGGGACGTAAACGTCTGTTATTTCCTTAAAGAGGTTTACAGCACCTATGTGGTCCTCGTGGTAGTGGGTAATCAGAACCGCCTTAATTTCCCTCCCCTTAAAGTGCTCGAAGACCTCCTGAGCGGTGTTGGGGCAACCTGCATCAAAGAGGAGGTTGCGGTAGTAGTAAAGGTAAACCCAGTGCAGGACCCTCCCCTGCACCTCCGTTCCAACTTTCACGGCCTCAACTTCACCATGCATTTCCGAAACGAGCATAATAGTTCATTTTTGTTGACTTATTTTAAGGTTTTCAAATTGTATGAATTCGTAGGGTTTAAATGTTATGGATTTTTTGCGACAATTAATCGTAGATATTAGTTAAATGCAACATTTTAATAAAATATTATGAAAACTCAAGCTTTATATGTGTCCTTTTAAAATTTTCACAAAAGCCAGAAGGGGAATTTATTGTCCTGAGCAAAACTATTTATACTATAGATAATAGACCAGTTGCATGGGCAGAAAGCGAGTTTACGAAGTTGTAAAGCACCTACCAGCAGAAGAACTCGATAAAAGGATCAAAAAGCTCGAAAAAGATACAAGAGTCCTTCAAAGACTCTACTTCATAAGATACCTTTACAGAGGAATGAGCGTTGAGGAAGCTGCCGAACTGGTAGGAATTACAAAGGCTACTGGCTACACATGGCTCAAGAGATGGAATACCAGAGGTTATGAAGGCTTAATTCCCGAATTTGGAGGTGGTAGACCTTCAAAACTTACAAAAGATCAGAAGGAAGAACTCAAAGAAATGCTCAAGGAAAGAGACTCGTGGACAACGAAAGAAGTTCAGGAGCTAATTGAAGCGAAATTTGGAGTTTCTTACTCTTCGTGGCAGGTCAGGAGAATTCTGAAATCATTCGGCATGAAATACGCCAAGCCCTATCAAAAGGATTACAGAAAGCCTGAAAATGCTGAAGATTCTTTAAAAAAACATGGATGAAGCCGAAATTCGCCAATCAGACGTAATAGGATTCATCGATGAGATGGCAGTCGAAGCGAATGCAAATACAGCAAAGCTGTGGAGTTTTGGAAGGCCTGTTAAAAGAGTCGCTACTTACGTCAAAGCTAAGGTTTCAGGATTCTATAGCTTGAACGGGAAAAGCGTAATAGAGTTTCTTAAGAGTAACAGGTCAGAAGACTTCATATCTTTTCTCAGGAAAATCAGAGAGGAAAATCCCAAGAAAAGGATTGTAATCGTTCTCGACAATTTCAAAACGCATCATGCTAAAAAGGTGAAAGAGGAAGCTGAGAAGCTTAGCATTTCGCTGGTTTATCTTCCTCCTTACTCTCCCGATTTGAATCCGATTGAAAACGTCTGGAAGAGTGTTAAAAGAGCAGTTTCAGAAACATCTCCTCTGAATGTAGATGAACTTAAAGAAACGATTGCTAAGGCCTTCAAAAAGTTAACAGGGTCGATATCATTTGCGAAGGGCTGGATTGAGAAGTTCTTGGGGGATAAGTTTAAGATGTTATGCACTTAACCATAATGAGACGTTTTGCCGTACTACTCCTGCTGGCAATTTTTTTAGGTGGCTGCAGCGGAAGCAACGGGGCAGCTGAGGAGAAGTGGAAAATGAAAGTCATATGGCATGTTGACACGTCTGGAGAGCCATTTATGGACTTAAGCCCTGACGGCGAGCTTGCTGCTGCGGTGGATTGGAACAATGCGAAGATTTATCTCGTCAAGCCCGACGGAGAAAGTGTCGTCTTTGACATTCAGGGCCAGGATGCCGTGAAGCCCGTGGTTAGTGGAGTTGCACTGAAGGATGGTGTGGCATACGTTCTTGGCAGCTACGAGGATTTTGTGGGCATTAGAAAATACTCGTGGAATGGCGAGGTTGGGGAAGAAAGGCACGGATGGGCAGGTTCTGTTTCTGACAACATTCTCCGCTCCCCAAGCGGTAACCACCTCTGCTATCTCATCACCATTGATGCGGGAAAGCAGGAGCTATACTGTGACGGTGTGAAGATGACGCTCGGCGGTGATTATTACTTCCTGAACAGCGTTTCGGATAGTGGAGTTGTGGTAATTTCAAGTGGAGACGGCACTCACGTTTTCAAGGAGGGAAATGAGGTTCTCAGCTTTAACACGAGCAACGTGGTGGCGTACAAAGACAGAGTTCTGGTCAACGAAGAAGACTTCTTGAGAGTTTACGACCTCAGCGGGAATTTGGTGGGTGAGAAGGAAGGATACACCTTCAGCCTTACAACTTTGCTTCGCTGGACATTGTTGCCCACCGAAAGGTACATCTTCCGATACGAGCCCTTGGAGGACACGCACGTAATCACATGGGACATAAAACAGGTCGAGACTCTCCCCGGATTTCCGCAGTTCGCCAATGATCATTTTGTTGTCACATCCAAAAATGGCGTTCTTCATTGCTACTCACTTAAGGACTTCCATGAGGTTTTCAGCGTTGAAATGCCCGAAGATGATGGTCTGATAAAGCTCAGCGATGATGGTAGGGTTATGCTTGTTTCAGGGGAGAATGGGGGATACTGGCTCTACGTGAGCTCAGAAAATAATTTTTGATTTAATTTTTGTTACCATCATAAACTGCTATCTTTTATGCTTAACTATTTATACCCCCATGTTGTTTGATGCTCATGAGAGATTTGGCTGTAGGAGTCGTTATAGGTCTGATCATTGGAGCAATTGCCGTTTACGCTTTCACCGCTTTGCAGCCTTCGGGTGAAGAAGTCTGCCCCGCAAACCCACCTGAATCTCTGGACCAGAAGACCCTTGAGAGTGTATCGAAGAAGCTGAACAATCTCATTCATCAGAACAATCCCGATGTCAGCGTGAGAATTTCGGATTATTCTCCCTACGGTGAGGTTTACAGGGTAAAAGTCGAATTCTACAATGATAACGGCACTCTGGAAAGCTACGATATGTTCCTGACTGCCAACGGCTCTCTGCTCTTTACCAACTATGTTGACTTGACCAAGCTGAGCGAAGAAGAGGTAAGAATCAACGTCAGTATAGATGATGACCCCTTCAAAGGAGCTGAGGATGCCAAAGTAGTTATTGTGGAGTTCTCCAACTATGCTTGTGGTCATTGCGCAGATTTTGCTATAGAGACTGAGCCTAAGATTCTAGAGAAATACGGTGACAAGGTGAAGATAGTCTTCAGAGACTTCCCTGGGTTTGGAGAAATTTCCTACTTTGCAGCAGAGGCAGCAAACTGTGCGGGAGAGCAGGGCAAGTACTGGGAGTTCCACGACCTGCTTTTTGAGAATCAGCGGGAGTGGATTTCCAACAACTCAAAGATTTACGACTACGCAGAGCAGCTCGGACTGAACGTTGACGAGTTCAAGGCCTGCATTGAGTCGGGCAAGTACAGAGAAGAGGTGGACAAAGACTATAAGGATGGAATTAGTTATGGTGTTACTGGCACACCAACGTTCTTTATTGGTACTCCAAATGGCACATTTGTTAACGGAAAGAAGGTCGCTGGTGCATTGAACTTCGAGCAGTTCGCCGCTCTGATTGAGCAGGAGCTTCAGCAAGCTTCTTAAATATTTTTATCAGTGAAAAATTTACGTTTTGAAATTTCTAAACTCAGTAAACGCTCTTATTTATCACAACTTCCGCAATATCAGCAGAATATCCCGCAACCCTCGAAACACTGTCAAGAATGGTTTTCAGGTTCATCAACTGCACGACCTCCAGCTCAGCAATTTTTTCGTAGTATTTAAGAATTCTGTTAGTAAAATCCTCTACATCCTCAAGAACCTCTTCAGCAATTTTTCTGTCATTTTTAAAGAAGCAAACCATGGCCCTTCTAAATATATTTTCCAAGGTCTCAATCATTTCGCTCAATTCTCCATAGCCCCTTTCAAGGTTCAATGTTGCTTCACTCATCTGACTTATGTGGTCGGACACTCTCTCCAGATTTCTAACCACGCTTCTGTAGTTCATTGCATCAACTGCGTGCATGATTCCCCCTTCTCCTGCATGGTTAAGGAGTCTCAATACGAGAAAGTGAAGCTTATCCACCTCATTTTCCCTCGTAAGTATGGTGCTGCACACTGCCCTGTCAAGATTGGCTACAACATCCTTCAAATCTTTGAGCATACTCAGCGTAATGTTGAAAAGCTTTTCAAGAATGGCATCTATTTCAAAACGCTCCACGTCAAGAAAAACTTCAATTAGCAGCTTATTTCCAGTATCTTCCATAATTTCTGCTCCAACAAGCAAATCAACTGCAAAGGCAACAGCTCTCCTCTGTTCATCGCTGTAAACTCTAACAGCCATGGAAGAGTAGCCAGCGAGGTAGTAAGATATCACCAGCCTTACAAGGTGATTGAATTTTGCTTCAGCATCCTCAATATTCGCTCTTAAGCTCTTCTCCTCAATTTTTGGTTTTATGCATATTGAATTCTCCTTTATCTCAAGAAATAACGTGTCTCCCTCCTTTATTCCAAACTCCTCCACCCAGTTCTTGGGCAGAGTGATTATGTAGCTGCTCCTTCCGGTGCGGTATACCTTCCTCGCCTCAACCTTCACATACCATCGTGAAAATCTAAATATTTATGCGTTTTCCCTAAGGGATGGTATATACAACATTTACTAACTATATGATGTATATTTTAATGCGACAAGATGTATATCTCTCAGATAATACGCAGTTGCATGAAAAAGGTGCTAATGGTTCTCCTGACGCTGGTGGCACTGCTTCTCGCCGGGTGCCAGTCGAATGAGGGTCAGGGAAAGGAGATTTCAGGAGAGGTAAAGGTTGCAGGAAGCAGCACAGTGTACCCAATTACTGCAGCTATGGCCGAGGAATTTAACAAACTATACCCGGAAGTTGTTGTTTCTGTTCAGTCAACAGGCACCGGTGGAGGATTCAGGAACTTCTTCATTCCGGGCCTGACTGACATAAACGATGCAAGCAGGCCGATAAAGCAATCGGAGCTTGATGAGGCAAGAAAAAATGGTGTTGAACCTTTGGAGTTTCTCGTTGGCTACGATGCCCTAACTGTGATAGTAAATCCAGAAAACGACTGGGCTGAGTGCCTGAGCTTTGACGACTTGAGAAAAATCTGGGGCCCAGATGCAACTGAGAGCATCACGAGATGGAGTCAGGTGAATCCGGAGTGGCCGGATGAAGAGATGCACCTCTACGGCCCAACCTCAGCGAGCGGAACCTTCGATTTCTTCACGGAGCACGTAATCGGCGAATCTGGGGCGCACAGGCAGGACTACCACGGCACGGAAGAGGATAACACCATAATTCAGGCAGTTGCGAGGGACAAGGATGCGATGGGCTACCTCGGCCTTGCATACTACCTCGAAAACAAAGACAAGGTTAAGGCTGCAAAGATAAAGAGCGAGCAGGGGGAGTGCGTTGAGCCAAGCATCGAAACCGGGCAGAGCGGTGAATATCCGCTTGCCAGACCGCTGTTCATATACG
The nucleotide sequence above comes from Archaeoglobus fulgidus DSM 4304. Encoded proteins:
- a CDS encoding Nre family DNA repair protein produces the protein MVSVRCAECKGKLLCGRSKCPLLEKYRFLKEIKIDSRILDPSPPSIFVGRVGYPKVYAGPLVSINADPVYADSPWLWKSIEEVIRLRTSMLRVSRRFRVEDVREEKKELTEMQEMTAAIKPVDVEAEIRKISRKAEFDDVMQPMGYSAIAESIKLAENPKIPDKVEKVYYDDMKAYEALSYLYNHGFSTYYLQKIFSAGILGERKSRKLVPTRWSITAVHSIVGEAIKREIAAYKPIDKTLLFNYEHFGNHFEVILSPENYFFQLVEIWQRKSFWSPKRTGLGLTART
- the rd gene encoding rubredoxin, which translates into the protein MAKYECQVCGYVYDEAEGDPDNDIPAGTKWEDLPDDWVCPVCGASKDQFEKIED
- a CDS encoding DsbA family protein, which translates into the protein MRDLAVGVVIGLIIGAIAVYAFTALQPSGEEVCPANPPESLDQKTLESVSKKLNNLIHQNNPDVSVRISDYSPYGEVYRVKVEFYNDNGTLESYDMFLTANGSLLFTNYVDLTKLSEEEVRINVSIDDDPFKGAEDAKVVIVEFSNYACGHCADFAIETEPKILEKYGDKVKIVFRDFPGFGEISYFAAEAANCAGEQGKYWEFHDLLFENQREWISNNSKIYDYAEQLGLNVDEFKACIESGKYREEVDKDYKDGISYGVTGTPTFFIGTPNGTFVNGKKVAGALNFEQFAALIEQELQQAS
- a CDS encoding IS630-like element ISA1083-2 family transposase (programmed frameshift) codes for the protein MGRKRVYEVVKHLPAEELDKRIKKLEKDTRVLQRLYFIRYLYRGMSVEEAAELVGITKATGYTWLKRWNTRGYEGLIPEFGGGRPSKLTKDQKEELKEMLKERDSWTTKEVQELIEAKFGVSYSSWQVRRILKSFGMKYAKPYQKDYRKPENAEDSLKNMDEAEIRQSDVIGFIDEMAVEANANTAKLWSFGRPVKRVATYVKAKVSGFYSLNGKSVIEFLKSNRSEDFISFLRKIREENPKKRIVIVLDNFKTHHAKKVKEEAEKLSISLVYLPPYSPDLNPIENVWKSVKRAVSETSPLNVDELKETIAKAFKKLTGSISFAKGWIEKFLGDKFKMLCT
- a CDS encoding MBL fold metallo-hydrolase, producing MLVSEMHGEVEAVKVGTEVQGRVLHWVYLYYYRNLLFDAGCPNTAQEVFEHFKGREIKAVLITHYHEDHIGAVNLFKEITDVYVPEESLEILRNPPDIPKYRKIGWGQPEKIEGVKVAKEVMKFDDVEVRMIKTPGHSFDHVSYLVDDKLFCGDLVINTAQMVCMREENLLKTIESIEKVLKYDFNYAYTGVGVASRDEVVEYLNYLKGLKEKAEMLYAEGKTIDEIVAACFPNPSQKAILMEFVSEKEWARENMVKSLLGLPRE
- a CDS encoding PstS family phosphate ABC transporter substrate-binding protein; the protein is MKKVLMVLLTLVALLLAGCQSNEGQGKEISGEVKVAGSSTVYPITAAMAEEFNKLYPEVVVSVQSTGTGGGFRNFFIPGLTDINDASRPIKQSELDEARKNGVEPLEFLVGYDALTVIVNPENDWAECLSFDDLRKIWGPDATESITRWSQVNPEWPDEEMHLYGPTSASGTFDFFTEHVIGESGAHRQDYHGTEEDNTIIQAVARDKDAMGYLGLAYYLENKDKVKAAKIKSEQGECVEPSIETGQSGEYPLARPLFIYVNKESLKKPAVREFVKFYLENLDSGIVEEIGYVPVSKDQKEENLKKLSEALKDLGLE
- a CDS encoding phosphate uptake regulator PhoU produces the protein MKVEARKVYRTGRSSYIITLPKNWVEEFGIKEGDTLFLEIKENSICIKPKIEEKSLRANIEDAEAKFNHLVRLVISYYLAGYSSMAVRVYSDEQRRAVAFAVDLLVGAEIMEDTGNKLLIEVFLDVERFEIDAILEKLFNITLSMLKDLKDVVANLDRAVCSTILTRENEVDKLHFLVLRLLNHAGEGGIMHAVDAMNYRSVVRNLERVSDHISQMSEATLNLERGYGELSEMIETLENIFRRAMVCFFKNDRKIAEEVLEDVEDFTNRILKYYEKIAELEVVQLMNLKTILDSVSRVAGYSADIAEVVINKSVY